A genomic window from Corynebacterium fournieri includes:
- a CDS encoding ArsR/SmtB family transcription factor → MKDSVATTAVTGLDCCSLGSGLLSADDATRYAALFKVLADPGRLQLLSWLAEEGCEPMTVSELTRRSGLSQPTVSHHLKKLTEAGLLEKSRLGRSVLHRLRPELFAELRTVLQMD, encoded by the coding sequence ATGAAAGATTCTGTCGCCACGACAGCAGTCACTGGCCTCGACTGCTGCTCGCTGGGCTCCGGCTTGCTCTCCGCAGACGACGCGACGCGTTACGCGGCCCTGTTCAAAGTTTTGGCGGACCCCGGCCGGCTGCAACTACTCTCCTGGCTCGCCGAAGAGGGCTGCGAGCCGATGACCGTGAGCGAACTGACGCGACGCTCTGGGCTAAGCCAACCGACGGTTTCCCACCACCTCAAAAAACTTACCGAGGCCGGGCTCCTAGAAAAGAGCCGCCTGGGCAGGTCGGTCCTCCACCGGCTGCGCCCGGAGCTGTTCGCGGAACTTCGCACCGTGCTGCAGATGGACTGA
- the arsB gene encoding ACR3 family arsenite efflux transporter, with translation MEDTTSQPVERMSFLDRFLPVWIMLAMAAGLAIGRAVPGLSGVLERLEVGGISLPIALGLLVMMYPPLAKVRYDKTREIATDKRLMTVSIILNWIVGPAFMFALAWIFLPNEPELRTGLIIVGLARCIAMVLVWSDLACADREATAVLVAINSVFQVLMFGVLGWFYLQVLPSWLGLETTSVEFSFWAIVSSVLVFLGIPLLAGLLSRIIGERTKGRDWYENTFLPRISPLALVGLLYTIVLLFSLQGDQILSRPLTVATVALPLLCYFVGMFAVALVVAKLSGMDYAQSASVAFTAAGNNFELAIAVAIGTFGATSAQALAGTIGPLIEIPVLVGLVYLMRAIGPKLFPGDPTLPNQRSLT, from the coding sequence ATGGAAGACACAACCTCTCAGCCAGTAGAGCGCATGTCATTTCTTGACCGCTTCCTGCCGGTGTGGATCATGCTCGCCATGGCGGCGGGCCTCGCCATCGGCCGCGCAGTGCCGGGGCTTTCGGGCGTACTCGAGCGCCTGGAGGTCGGCGGGATCTCGCTGCCGATCGCGCTCGGCCTGCTGGTGATGATGTACCCGCCGTTGGCCAAGGTGCGCTACGACAAGACCCGCGAGATCGCCACCGACAAACGGCTCATGACCGTGTCCATCATCTTGAACTGGATTGTCGGCCCCGCGTTCATGTTCGCGCTCGCCTGGATCTTCCTGCCCAACGAGCCTGAGCTGCGCACCGGCCTGATCATCGTCGGTCTGGCGCGCTGCATCGCCATGGTGCTGGTGTGGTCCGACCTCGCCTGCGCCGACCGGGAAGCCACCGCCGTGCTTGTGGCCATCAACTCGGTGTTCCAGGTGCTCATGTTCGGCGTGCTCGGCTGGTTCTACCTGCAGGTCCTTCCGTCTTGGCTGGGCCTGGAGACCACCTCGGTGGAGTTCTCCTTCTGGGCGATCGTCTCCTCCGTGCTCGTCTTTTTGGGCATCCCGCTGCTGGCCGGGCTGCTGTCCCGCATCATCGGCGAGCGCACCAAGGGCCGCGACTGGTACGAAAACACCTTCCTGCCCCGGATCTCCCCGCTGGCGCTGGTCGGCCTGCTGTACACGATCGTGCTGCTGTTTTCGCTGCAGGGCGACCAGATTCTGTCCAGGCCGTTGACCGTGGCCACGGTGGCGCTGCCGCTGCTGTGCTACTTCGTGGGCATGTTCGCTGTGGCTCTTGTAGTGGCAAAGCTGTCCGGCATGGACTACGCCCAGTCCGCCTCGGTGGCATTCACGGCCGCCGGCAACAACTTCGAGCTCGCCATCGCGGTGGCCATCGGCACCTTCGGCGCCACCTCCGCCCAGGCGCTGGCGGGCACAATCGGCCCGCTCATCGAGATCCCGGTGCTCGTCGGCTTGGTCTACCTCATGCGCGCCATCGGCCCGAAACTGTTCCCCGGTGACCCAACCCTGCCTAACCAAAGGAGCCTTACATGA
- a CDS encoding low molecular weight phosphatase family protein, giving the protein MKPSVLFVCVGNGGKSQMAAALAEKHAGSKLGIHSAGTKPGTKLNQESVEAIAEAGADMSHGTPKPIDPELLRNVDRVVVLGEDAQVEMPDGARGTLERWHTDEPSHRGIEGMERMRLVRDDIDARVRSLIDELVGAVH; this is encoded by the coding sequence ATGAAGCCCTCAGTCCTGTTCGTCTGCGTCGGCAACGGCGGCAAGTCCCAGATGGCGGCGGCGCTCGCCGAGAAGCACGCTGGTAGCAAGCTCGGCATCCACTCCGCGGGTACCAAACCCGGCACGAAGCTGAACCAGGAATCGGTCGAAGCGATCGCAGAGGCTGGCGCCGACATGTCGCACGGAACGCCCAAACCCATCGATCCGGAACTGCTGCGCAACGTCGATCGCGTCGTGGTGCTCGGCGAAGACGCGCAGGTGGAGATGCCTGACGGCGCCCGCGGCACGCTGGAGCGCTGGCACACCGACGAACCCTCGCACCGCGGCATCGAGGGCATGGAGCGCATGCGCCTGGTGCGCGACGACATTGACGCCCGTGTGCGTTCGCTTATCGACGAGCTAGTAGGAGCCGTACATTAG